The genomic window atagtgaaacattgtgactacactaggtgaaacatttttcggtggaacaaaaaataaatcaaattcccttaatagggggtttccaaaatatgtgggtttttagTTACAATGGAAtatttcgttcactgcaacattagatttataaatagtgaaacattgtaaatacactaggtgaaacatcttttttggaaaaagggaggaagaagtgggtgggcccacgtgggggaggggcgcgcggggggagcgcccgatccggctccccccGCGCCGGTTGCCCGGGGACGAGCATTCCCGCACATACGTGCTTGCCTAATTTATCTTCTCTCAAAGTATAGCTagctctctctcgatctctcacAAACCCGGCCCAACCACAACCACTGGCTACTGTTCTAAACAAggaaaaattggaaccatgccattataattttgtaaaatttgagatatgccatcctgacccacatgacattgactcatgtgggtcctacatgtcattgagataccgatggcatatctcaaactttataaaattataatgacatggttccaatttaccctCTAAACAAACCACTAGCTACAGCCATTGAGCTAGTCGAAGTCCTAGTACATGCTATCGAGGGAAAATATACAAGCAGCCACATATATATAGCAGAAACCCGAAATTTAGtattgaataaaaaaaatagacgtCTGAGATTCATTTACATCTTTATGAGTAAAAAATTTAccatgagtaaaacttttactcatcATGAGTAAATTtgtaagtaaaatttttactcgttATAACATTATCGAATCTCAGACGTTTATTTTTCAATCGAACGGTAGTTTTCAGTTTTTcgctatatatatagtttccaCGATATATTTTCCCTTGCTATCGACGGCTTCATCGATAAAGAGATAATAACGCGATAGCTGCTCGATCGCGTTGTCATGTGCCGTGCATGcacgttaattttttttcatttcgtCTACGCGAAAGCCAAATAAGCGTACGCCGTACAACGTACGCGTTGGCAACTTGTGCCGGTTTCGAGAGCTTCCGTGCACTTGCAATATCTCGATGATCCATGGCTGGTCGTCTATTTTTGTCCTTGATTTTCTTATGGCTGACCGGCGAAAATGTACGAGTTTGTTTGACGGCGAAAATTATATGGCTCACCGGCTCACCTAACGCAAAACACATCGCTGTCAACCAAGTGGATCTCATCTCTGCAGGTTAGCAAATAGACCACGGTATGTAGATTGCTGATCGGGGTGTCGACAAATTTTTGACTTGACCCAATGCTAGCTAGATCATCTTGACGCTACCAAGTTATATGTGATGGTGCATTTCTTCATGGGTACAACTAAGTAAGTTGCACTCTTGTATTATGAACTCTGGAATCTTTTTTCATTGTAGTTTTCATGCTGTAATGTAGCCATTGATCGAAGCTTCCTATTTAAATTTAGGATAGACTTAAGGCTGCATTTAGGAGTGGATATAGGATAATCTATTAGGGGACTCATCTTCATTTTTCTCCTCCTGCACtttactcttctctctcctgtcTAAGGGGATCCAACATCCACGTTGGATCCACCCCCAGCTGCGTTCAAGTTAATTAGAGGAATTGATTTGAGCTTTTTCTTGCACACATAACAAGACAAGTATTGCACATGAGTAATTGAGTATTAgctattacaaacttgaaaaatagattttgttgatttttaagAAAACTTCTTGAAACACACTAAAAAGAGGAAAGTAGATAAATTGCTAAGCTGATTAGCCTTAAGCCTGGTTTCGGTTTTTTGGGGAGGGTTGACCTATTAATCTAGGATGAAAAACACAACAGACAATttgtgcatgattaattaaatatgaaTTATGAACTTGAtttgattattttaaaaaactttctcTATGGATGTTTTAATAAAAACATTGTTTTTGTATGgcagctaattttttttagaaaagtatAGTTTAACAGCTTAGGAAGTGTGCCCATTAAAATCAAAGAAATAGTTCATCCCAACACCTCAAGAGAATGCAACCTCATAACTTATCTGCTCGGCCTTGGTAGCTCATAGGTGTGCGTGCTTTACTACGGATGACTATAttttgatatgaaaaaaaattattatgtgAAGATAGTAAAAAAACAACACAAGCCAAATTTTTCTATCTCCAAACACAAAATTTGTCCAGTGGTATATATTTGCATTTACCCATCCTCAGTCAAAAGATCAGACCAACAGTATGGACATATGGTTCAATTCCGGTCAAAATTTGTAAACCTTGAAAAGGGCTTGAGAAAAGTACTCCTTGCAAAATTATTTTCAGCTTAAAAGGAAAAGGTTTCCacatataaaaaaactattattATTCACTTCCAGCCTTTCAGGACAACAACGGGCCCCACCTTTGGCCCCATATTCAGCAATGTAGCGTTGCcagcccatgtgggccccacatgcgagccgaaaaaaaaatagtgggtgACCATCGCCGCTGATACAAGTTGATCCCAGCCGTCCATTTGGATCCCAACGAGATAGTGGCCGTCGATCTGGCAGACCGGCACTGGATTTCCGGTGCACAAAATAGCCGAAAACGTGTGTTGTTTTACCCGTGTGTCCTGGCGCTTGCAGAAAATTACACGTACATGTACAGGCATTGGGTCCTTGTGTTTATACAAAATTACACACATAGAAAGGGATAGTTGTTTGTGTTGTTTGCTTGTTTTGCAATTAGGATACTCGTTTTGCTTTTGGAATTCGAAGTTATACCTCAACTAGGTGATGTGTTTCCACAGTGTACTATGGAcctataatatttatattttaaaacggagaaaatataattttcaaacTATTTGTAACGTGTTAATCTTATCCCCTCTACGTCCAAATCTTATTTATGGTATACACCACCACTCAAAATTTTTATTAGTGGTAGTACATAAAATGAGTTTTTTTAtgtgtttgtttctgtttttgGTTCCTTTTGCAACATGAAGTTTTCCATGCAAACTAAGAGGTGAGACAAACAAATCAAAACTACACTACCAAAAGCCATAATTAGATGGTCCAAATGATTTTGCTTGTTACAAGACTGAAGAGATGTTATGCAGTCCACaaacaaaaaggaaacaatatattctaatataatataaaaccgTTTATACCAGTTATCAATTGTTTGCCAAATCCATATAACCATATAAACGTATTTGCTACATGCTATATCAAAGAAGGTGAAATTTACCCATCCACAAAATGCAAACAGCTGGAAGTTGAAACTCCAAATATAAGAGAAATTGAGGGTGAGATTTACTCATCCATGAAACACAAACACAATTGGAAGTCGGAGTTGTAAATAGCAGAGGAATAGAAGGTGAGATTTACTTGTCCATAAAGATGAAAAAACATATAGTGCAAATCACATATATAATGAAAACTTGTAAACTAACATTAGATCTAAAAATAAACGCTTCAGATTTATCCACTGCACTCAAAGTAAAATTTTACTCCCAGATTCAACCATGAGTAAATTTTTTACTCTCGGTGACATGGACAAATCTTATGTGTCCATTTCTAaatccaacggtagtttttaagttttcacTAGATATATATGGTTTACACTAAATACCTTGCTATAAAACATAAGATAACTGGAAGTTGAGAACGCAAGCATGAGAGGAATTGAGGGGTGAGATTTACTCAtccaaatcaaaaaaaaaaacaaaatgcaaaCACTTGGGAGGTTGAAACTGCAAAATAGCACAAGGATTTAGGGCGAATTTTCTCCCCCTCTTCCAGTAGTTTCCACCttttccctctcttcctccgctTATTAAAAGGCGGCGTCCCTCCCcgtggtgctcgccgccgtaTTCAagcggaggaagagagagagagagagaatcaaGGCAGTAGtcgtcttcctctcctctcgccgccgcatcCGACCGGAGAAAGATCCCTTCTTTCCCTCCTCCAAGCCCGCCTCGGTATGTATGTACTCGCTTTGCCTCAAaaaaatcccccccccccccccttttctCCGCCCCCGCATTGCGGCCGCCTGGACCTTCTCTTCGATTCGCAAATCTGGTTTCTTTTCGCGATTTCGCATCTCATCTCAATTCCTAGACCCTCGGAGATCTCGCCATTTCGCTTCTCGCGGCGCAAATCTGCGATCTTTTTTAAACCTCTTGTTTCTTGTTTTTTGCATCAGCCAGAGATGgagacctcggcggcggcggcgcccaatggcggcgcggcggcggcggagcagcagcagcggcgtcgGCTGCCGGACTTCCAGCAGTCGGTGAGGCTCAAGTACGTGAAGCTGGGGTACCACTACCTCATCTCCCACGGCATGTACCTGCTGCTGTCGCCGCTGATGGCGCTGGTGGCCGTGCAGCTCTCCACCGTGTCCCCGGGCGACATCGCCGACCTGTGGGAGCAGCTCCGCTTCAACCTCCTCTCCGTCGTCGCCTGCTCCAccctcctcgtcttcctctccACCCTCTACTTCCtcacccgcccccgccccgtCTACCTCCTCGACTTCGCCTGCTACAAGCCCGACCCCCAGCGCAAGTGCACCCGCGAGACCTTCATGCGCTGCTCCAGCCTCACCGGCTCCTTCACCGACGCCAACCTCGACTTCCAGCGCAAGATCCTCGAGCGCTCCGGCCTCGGCGAGGACACCTACCTCCCTCCCGCCGTGCTGCGCGTCCCGCCCAACCCGTGCATGGACGAGGCCCGCAAGGAGGCCCGCACCGTCATGTTCGGCGCCATTGACCAGCTTCTTGAGAAGACGGGTGTGAAGCCCAAGGACATTGGTGTGGTTGTCGTCAATTGCAGCTTGTTCAACCCGACGCCGTCGCTGTCCGCCATGGTTGTGAACCACTACAAGCTGAGGGGGAATGTCATCAGCTACAACCTCGGCGGGATGGGGTGCAGTGCCGGCTTGCTGTCCGTCGATCTCGCCAAGGACTTGCTGCAGGTGCACCCAAACTCGTACGCGCTGGTGGTCAGCATGGAGAACATCACGCTCAATTGGTACTTTGGCAACAACCGGTCGATGCTCGTGTCGAATTGCCTGTTCCGGATGGGCGGCGCCGCTATCCTGCTGTCGAACAGGCGGTCCGACCGCCGGAGGTCCAAGTATGAGCTTGTGCACACCGTGCGCACGCACAAGGGCGCCAACGACAAGTGCTTTGGCTGTGTCACCCAGGAGGAAGACGAGATCGGCAAGATCGGCGTGTCGCTCTCCAAGGACCtgatggcggtggccggagACGCGCTGAAGACGAACATCACCACCCTCGGGCCGCTCGTGCTCCCGTTGTCGGAGCAGCTGCTCTTCATGGCCACATTGGTTGCCAAGAAGGTCCTCAAGATGAAGATCAAGCCATACATTCCCGATTTCAAGCTGGCATTTGAGCATTTTTGCATCCATGCCGGTGGCCGTGCCGTGCTGGATGAGCTGGAGAAGAACTTGGAGTTGACTGACTGGCACATGGAGCCATCTAGGATGACACTGTACCGGTTTGGCAACACATCGAGCAGCTCACTCTGGTATGAGCTGGCGTACACCGAGGCGAAGGGGAGGATCAGGAAGCGGGACAGGATCTGGCAGATTGCATTTGGATCTGGTTTCAAGTGCAACAGCGCAGTCTGGAAGGCGCTGCGAACAGTGAATCCAGCGAAGGAGAAGAACCCCTGGATGGATGAGATTGACAACTTCCCGGTTGAAGTTCCAAAGATATCAAAGGTTGGAAATGCATGACATGAAATGCCTTGTTTGTCTCAAGAGTAGTAAAAAGTATGGTGGGTTGAGTGGCATTGTGCATTGGCATTGGTAGGGCAGGAAGTTCATCTTCAGGGTTCTAAATCCATTTGCAATTGTTCAAGAGTTCTTTGGTTTTCAGTTGTAGCATCTGTGAGGGGAACTTTAAAAAGAAAACTGTAGCTGATTCAATTAGGTAGAAAAAGGGTGTGTTTTCTTCACTTAGGGCTGTCTGATAATGCTGTATTTATTCAGATTGGAGAAAACAATTGGAGTCTTCATGTGACGTTTATTCATCGTTGCCTGATTGTGATTGCCCTTGTAGCACTGTCACATTCTCATTAAATTTATCTCATTAAATTGATTGGTTTAACATGATAGTGTTGTCTTATTCTTCTGTTGGGTTTGCTTGGGTTGTTCGTCCGAGTTCGTGTGCCACTGAATGCGATGTCGCCATATGTCTGAATGCGTGGTTGTGCAAGCAAACATTCAACATCCTCTCTATAGATCTGGACTTGCTGCCAGAATGATCAAGGCCATGGAGAAATGAATGTCAAAATCTGCATTTAAGCTTGTAGTTAATATGCAAGCTGTCCATTACTGCtatgtaggagtagtagtacttgTAGTCTTGTGTCAAGGATATTGAATGGTGGCATGCCATGGCACTTGTGGGATGTTTCAAGAATACTGAAATAGTTGGATGTTACTATCTGGTTTACTGCATCATTCAGAAACACCAAATGCCATGACATGTGCATGCTCATCTACAGTGAAAATACACCAAATTCACATATGTATCTAATTATATAGCCAGGCTGCCAATGCAAGTGTGTGCTGGAGCGGTCAGCACAATGCATCTGGGCTGGgtggctggctgctgctgccttcTGTAGCTGCAGGAGGACATCTGCTTGGCTGTAATTGCCAAACTACTACGTTCTCCGTCCTAAAAGGAATAAACTTCAAGGGATAATTATTCAGATTTATCCTCAGAAATCGGTTTCTTTGGGTACCGCTTCTGCAGACTGAACCAAATGGACCATTCTGAAAGTATACTTATCATATTAGCAAGTGGCAAAACAGAAGCCTTTACAATAATGAATAATCCTGTACTAGCACCCACGTGAGCCTGATTGAGGTGCCGCTAGCACGCAGGAAACAAATCCAGGCTGCTATGACCAACCTTTCTTCCTCACCACGAGTTCGTTGACAGCAAATCATTTTGCGgataaaaaaatgaacacaTGAGGTTTAGCAAGAAACCAACTTGgcgaaaattttaaaaagtgaTCTTTTCTTGATCGTATATTCACCATCACAGAAGCCGGATGAAATTTAGACATATGTCCATGGGATTTTACCATCAGATCCTCCTGGTATTGATAGCACGGTCTAGTACCAATCATGAGTCTGGCTGCCACTAATAATCCAAAGAGCAACTTCACATGGTTGGCACCGGTTGATGCTGATGCCGGGGGTCAGTGTGATGCGCAGCAGAAAGGCCGCGTATTTGCAAAGGGGAGGATCACATGGCATGAGCATGTGAAGCGATTCCTCCTGCAGGTGCAGTGACGAGGAAGACGTACGCACGCACAGCGCAACGATGCCATTGTCGAAAACTCCAAATTGTCCCCTTCACAACGCTCATAGAATCGAATTATTCACATGACGAGAAGATCATGTACTGAATACAGTGTTGCACGAACGAAAGATC from Oryza glaberrima chromosome 6, OglaRS2, whole genome shotgun sequence includes these protein-coding regions:
- the LOC127777212 gene encoding 3-ketoacyl-CoA synthase 11-like yields the protein METSAAAAPNGGAAAAEQQQRRRLPDFQQSVRLKYVKLGYHYLISHGMYLLLSPLMALVAVQLSTVSPGDIADLWEQLRFNLLSVVACSTLLVFLSTLYFLTRPRPVYLLDFACYKPDPQRKCTRETFMRCSSLTGSFTDANLDFQRKILERSGLGEDTYLPPAVLRVPPNPCMDEARKEARTVMFGAIDQLLEKTGVKPKDIGVVVVNCSLFNPTPSLSAMVVNHYKLRGNVISYNLGGMGCSAGLLSVDLAKDLLQVHPNSYALVVSMENITLNWYFGNNRSMLVSNCLFRMGGAAILLSNRRSDRRRSKYELVHTVRTHKGANDKCFGCVTQEEDEIGKIGVSLSKDLMAVAGDALKTNITTLGPLVLPLSEQLLFMATLVAKKVLKMKIKPYIPDFKLAFEHFCIHAGGRAVLDELEKNLELTDWHMEPSRMTLYRFGNTSSSSLWYELAYTEAKGRIRKRDRIWQIAFGSGFKCNSAVWKALRTVNPAKEKNPWMDEIDNFPVEVPKISKVGNA